ATGTAGCTGCCTACGAAAACATGAAACTAAGTCTTTTAAACGCGTCGCATATTTTATTATCTTATCCATCTTTCATTAAAGGATACCGTAAAGTAGATGAAGCGATGCAGGATGATACGATCTGCCGATACATTCGTGATTTTATGGATATTGATATAACGCCGTATGTACCGGCACCTGGCAACACAGACTTGGATCAGTATAAACAAACGCTTATGGAAAGATTTGGCAATCGGTCTGTAAGTGACCAAGTCAGTAGATTGTGTTTTGACGGTGTTTCAAAGTTTCCTGTATATATTATGCCAAACCTATCTAAAATGATTGACGATCAGAAAGACCTTAGCCGTGTTGCTTTTCTAATAGCTTCCTATAGACATTACCTAAAATATAAAGTAGATGAAAAGGGATTGTCCTATGAAATTGCAGAACCTTGGTTAACTGTAGACGATAAAAAATGCATTGCCAGTGACGAACCGATTGATTTCTTGGATTTATCTGCCTTCAAAAGTATTCATTTAAAAAGGGTTGAACCTTTCGTGCTTTTATATAGCACATTTGTAAATCGCATTAAAGATCAAGGTATAACATCAGTATTGATATCTGCTGTTCATTAAAACAGCTGTATACTTAAATTATTTGGTAAAATAATGGAATCAACATCACAAAAGGCGACCATATTACCCTTCCTTATCGTAACCTTTATATATTTTCTCGTAGGTTTCTTGACTACGGTGAACGAACAGTTACAGGCACCTCTACAGTTTACTTTTCTCGAGAACTCAGGCAGGCTCAAAAATACCTTCACCACATTAATTTCTTTCTTTTTCTTTTTAGGTTACTTAATAAATGGAACATTGGGAAGTAAATGGGTAAATGCCTTTGGTTATAAAAAGACCATATTACGGGGTTTGTTATTCATGATTTTTGGCTTGTGTACGTATTTGTTATCTTCCCTTGTGGGATATAAGTACCCAAATGTGAGTTTACAGTATGGCGATGCTACTATTCCTTCTGGGTTTTTTATTTTCCTATTGGGGTCTTATTTAATGGGAACATCTGCAGCTATTATTCAGGTGGTTGTTAATCCTTATGTGGCGTCTTACCATCTGCCCGGAACCCAGCCTGTGCAGCGCTTAAATATTACAACTGCTGTTAACTCTGTAGGAACAACATCTGCTCCTTTTTTTGTTACGGCGATCATATTTAGTGGTATATCCATAGAACAAATACAGGTTCGGCAACTGATTATTCCTTTTATTTTTATTATCGGCTGTATAGGTATCGTATTTCTGATGACCAAGAGGGTTCATTTACCTGATATCGCCCATACCCGGGCGGCTGTAGGGGAGAAGTTGGAAAGAAGTATCTGGTCTTTTCGGCATTTCGCACTGGGAGTTCTTGCCATATTCTTTTATGTGGGGACTGAAGTGGCCATAGGGGCCAATATTAATCTGCATGCTTTCGAACTTATGCGTTCCGGTCATCCGATAACGTTTTTTGGGAGAACGGACATGGTATTTGGCGGGTTGGATTTGGGAATACATGCGTTGCTTTCCACCTTATATTGGGGTGGGTTTCTTGTGGGGCGGTCTATATCCAGTTTTTTCAGTAATATTTCAGCAAGAACACAACTCACTACCACAACGGTATTGGCAACCATACTCGCCCTTGTGAGTATGATAACACAAAATTTATGGTTTTTGGTCGCTATCGGTCTTTTACATTCATCGATGTGGAGCTGCATTTATTCGCTGGCAATTAAAGGGCTTAATAAATACACCTCAAAAGCCTCTGGTGTGTTTATATCGGCTGTTTTCGGAGGAGCAGTGTTCACCCTAGTACAAGGAGGGTTAGCCGATATACTGGGGTCTTGGCGATGGACTTGGACTTTAACTGTTGTATGTGAACTTTTGATGCTTTATTACGCTCGAATAGGGTCTCGTGTAAAAGAAAAAGATATTGTGAATTAGCGTTTAAAAAATGGGAGCCGGCCGCCAGCCGTTATTAGTCGCGATAAGACTATAGGATTATGAAATAGGGAGGAAGTATCGCGATAAATTTTATATTTGTGAAATACCAAGTATTGTAAACACTTACTATGATAGTTCAATGGAATTTTTAAACGGTATCAACGCCCTCACTTTAGTCTTTACGTCTATATTGATTTTTGCGATAGCCTATCGTTTCTACGGTATTTATCTTGCAAATAAAACCTTGAGATTAAGCAATAATCACGTTACTCCAGCGGTGGAGTTCGCAGATGGGAAGGACTATGTGGCTACAAATAGGAATGTGCTTTTTGGGCACCACTTTGCCGCCATTGCGGCTGCTGGCCCCTTGGTTGGCCCTGTACTTGCTGCACAGTTCGGTTATCTGCCAGGAACCTTGTGGATACTAATCGGTTGCGTGCTGGGAGGTGGGGTACACGATATGGTTGTGCTTTTTGCATCGGTACGGCACAAAGGGCAAAGTTTGGCTACTATTGCTTCAAAGGAAATTGGCACTTTGACGGGAACGGTGGCCGGTTTTGCCATCTTGTTTATTCTGATCTTAACACTCGCAGGCCTTTCCTTGGCTTGTATCAACGCTATGCATGAAGCGTCCTGGTCGCTCTTTACTGTGCTAATTACTATGCCAATCGCTATCTTGATGGGTTTGATTATGAGGTATCGGGCCAATAGTGTGCTTTTTGCCAGCATCCTAGGCGGGGTGCTGCTCATTGCCGGAATCATTGGAGGTCACAGTCTGATGCAGTACGAGGTGATCGATAAGTTGTTCAGTTGGGATATCAAAACCATCTCCGTAGCTATACCACTTTACGGGTTTCTGGCCTCTGTACTTCCGGTATGGCTGCTGCTTGTTCCGCGCGATTACCTTTCTACCTACCTCAAAATAGGTACGATCGTGATGCTGGCCATTGGTGTTGTTTTCATTCATCCCACGCTGCAGATGCCTGCAATGACTTCTTTTATCCACGGTGGAGGACCGGTAATAGGCGGACCTGTGCTGCCGTTTATCTTTATCGTCATTGCTTGCGGGGCTATTTCTGGGTTCCATGCGGTGATTGCCACAGGGACGACACCAAAAATGATCGCCAATGAGCGTGAGATTCTCTTTGTAGGTTATGGCGCTATGTTGGTGGAAGGCTTCGTGGCCTTGATGGCATTGATTGCTGCCTGTACCTTAATGCCGGGTGACTATTTTGCCATCAATACGCCTAAGGAAGGTTACGATGCTTTTTTGGCCGCTCACCCGTCTCTACATGCAGTTGAAATTGATTATTTCTCAGAGAAGGTGGGGATTGATCTTCACGGTCGGACGGGCGGAGCAGTTTCCCTTGCTGTAGGGATGGCACATATCTTTAATAAAATTCCTGGCATGGATACGCTCATGGCATATTGGTACAATTTTGCGATTATGTTTGAAGCAGTTTTTATCCTCACCGCTATCGATGCTGGTACCCGTGTTGGTCGTTTCTTCCTACAGGAGATGCTCGGAACCGTGTTACCTAAATTCAATGATCAAAAGTGGACACCGGGAGTTATTATCAGCAGCTTGCTCTTTACTTTCGCCTGGGGTTATTTGGTCTTTACTGGAAATGTAAGTAGCATCTGGCCACTTTTTGGTATCAGTAACCAACTACTTGCAGCATGTGGATTAATCGTTTGTACCACAATGTTGATCCGTTTAAATCGAGGGAAGCACGCCTTATGTGCCGCAATACCAGGTGTATTCATGGCCTTTATAACCTTTTGGGCCGGGTATATTCAAGTAACAACCATGTATCTTCCGGAGGGCGAATTTTTGCTGGCCATTCTGGCTATAGTTGCAATGATATTGATGTTAATCGTATTTGTTGGCGCATTCCGGAAATGGTATCAATTGCTCAAAATGAACAGCCAAGAGGTCGATTTTTACGGAGAAAACGTAAAGGAGCTTGTAGAACGATAAACAGTTTTTTGTCTTACGTTCTACGTCACATCTACCTAGATTTTATGGCTTTTGGTGTGGAGTTTAAACTCTTAGCGAACCACGGAATCCTCTAGCGCCATAATAAGAGTCCGCGCCATTGTGGTATACAAAGACGCGGCCGAAGCGCGAATCACCAAAGATAGCACCCCCAAGTTTTCTTACATCATCAGGCGTTTCTATCCAGCTAGATGTTTTCGTATCAAATTCCCCTAGTTGCTGCAACTCCTGATATTGCTCTTCCGTTAACAGCTCAATACCCATTTCCGCTGCCATATCCTTAGCGGTATTAGCCGGTTTATGCGTTTTCCTTGCTTCTAGCGCCTTGCGGTCGTAACAAATGCTTCTACGGCCTTTAGGGCTTTCTGCTGCACAATCATAAAACAGGTATTCATCCGTCTTTTTATCATAACTAACAACATCTGGTTCACCACCAGTTCTCTCCATGAAATGGAGAGAACATAGCTTGTCAGTATTAGTTTCTAGCTTTGCTTGCACGTTAGTCCATTCAATATTTTTATGACGATCCCTGTTTTTTTCAAAACGTTCTTTCAATGTGCTGAGTAATTCTTCGGCTTGTTCCGATGACAATTCCTTTTTTTTGCTATTCATTTATCTATTTATTGATTAAAGAGACGATTTTTCTATTTGCAGGTCTGAAATACCATGATACTATCGTCAGGATTAGTAATAACAACGGTGGAAATAGTTCATTCACCGAATCACCCGATGCGATATGTGAAAATATCGCTCCAGACATGGCAAAGAAAAAGCCTGCATAAGCCCATTCTTTTAGTAAAGCAAAGTTAGGAATAAGTACGGTTACGACTCCCAACAGTTTCCAGATACCGAGTATGGTTAAGAAATAGATGGGGTAGCCTAATTTTGTTGTAACCTCTACCTCTTCTTCCATTTTAATTAATTGCACGATTCCAGTTGAAAGCATTCCCAATGCAAGCCAAATGGTAGCAATCCAATAGATAATTTTATCCCGTTTTTTCATAATGTGTTATTTTTATACGCAGCTCTATTTCTCCGTATCAATTACCTGCATTCGTCTTGTAATGATTTTCCTTTCCGTATCGGTTTTTGCAAGTGCAAATGCCCGTCGAAAACTTTCGGTTGCTTTGTTATCGTCTATCTCTTTGTATAATTCGCCGAGCAAAACAAAGTAGAAATGATTATTTGTCAGTTTTAATTTCTCTGCTTCCTTCAATGCCTTCTCTTTTCCATCGGCTTTATATAAAGCATAAGTACGGTTGAGCGCAACAGCAGGAGAGTAGTTTACCAAAAGCAACTGATTATATAATTGCAAAATTTCTTCCCATTTTTCTTTTGTATCAGCTTTGGAACAGTGGCTATGGGCAATTTTAGCTTCAAGGTGGTAAGAAGTGATTTCATTCCCTGTTGCCGATCGGCTAAGGAAATACATCCCTTGATTGATAAGCTCCTTATTCCAGCTATTTTCATCTTGATTTTCATATAGCACAAAATCATCTTCACTGCTTTGCCGTGCATCGAACCTCGACGCATGAAAGCACATCAATGCCATGAGCGCATTTGTTTTAGGGTTATTTGTACTTTCGTTTTCGATAAGCATAACGCCCAATCGCATAGCTTCACGGCATAATTCTTTCTGTAATAGCTGATTTTGAGTTTTGGAATAGTATCCTTCGTTGAAAAGCAGGTAAATAATGTGCAGAGCATTATCAAGGCGATTGCTGACTTCACTATCGGCGGGAAATTCCATTTTAATTTTTTCCGTCCGCAATCTTTCTTTTGCTCTGAACAACCTTTTATTGATCGTTTCTTTATTGGTGAGAAACGCTTCCGCAATTTCTTCAATACCAAAACCGCATAGTACACGCAACGCCAAACCTATTTGTGCTTCACTTGCAATGGCCGGATTACAAATGGCAAAGAGCATTTGCAGCTGGCTGTCTTTTATATGCTGCGTTGAAAAATTTACTTCGGCAATTTCTTCTGCTATTTCCTGACCGGTTTGTAATTGTGGAATCACTTTATCGTTTAAGATTCTGTTTCTGCGGAAATGGTAATTTGTTTTTTGCTTGGCAACGGTATAGAGCCATGCGGCAGGGTTGGGTGGTATTCCTTTCTGCTTCCATGATTCTGTTGCCACTAAAAATGTCTCACTTACGATATCTTCGGCTAATTCGATGTACTGTAGGCCGTAGCCCTTACTGATAACAGCAACCATTTTAGAAAATTCCTGTCGGAACAAGTTGGAAATAATTCCGGTTTCTTTGTTCATCATTAATTACGGAAACCCACGGTCTTGCTAGACGGTGGGTTTTTGATTGATATTTAATTAGGGCTGCACATAAACTGGTCTGATTTCAACACTGCCTCCCTGATCAATGGCTGGGCAGCCGTGAGCTAGTGTTGTGGCTTCATCCAAACTATCAGCTTTAATTCTTAAAAAGCCACCAAGAATCTCACGGACTTCCACAAAAGGACCGTCAGTAACGACGCCGCTCTTCTTCAGTACTTTGCCTGTGGGCTCCAGCCTTGGTCCTGTGCTTACTACTTTTCCCTGTGCTGCAATACCGCCGACCCAATCTCCCCATTTTTTACCGAGTTTCTCCCATTCTTCAGGAGTAACCTCACTATCATCAACATCGTTGGGCATGCGAAAAAGTAACATGAATTCTTTCATTGTTTTTGATTTTAATTATTGAATCTATGAGTGATACTATAATAATGATTGAATAATACATAATTGGACAGGTTTGGAGAAATATTTTTTTCAATGAAAAAGGCGATGGGAAACCAGCGCCTTTTTATTATCTATGGTTAATATTAACAACTATTATACAAGGTCAAACCTATCCGCGTCCATCACCTTGGTCCATGCAGCTACAAAGTCTTTCACAAATTTATCCTTCGCATCGGTACTTCCATATACTTCAGCAATAGCTCTCAGTTCAGCGTTTGAACCAAATACCAAATCGGCGCGGGTGGCTGTCCATTTAGGTTGCCCTGTCGCTCTATCATGGCCCTGGTACAGCTCGTTATCTTCAGAAGCTGCTTTCCATGCAGTGCTCATATCGAGCAGGTTAACAAAAAAATCGTTCGTTAATGTTCCGGGAGTTTTTGTGAAAATGCCATGAGCAGAACCATCAAAATTTGTATCCAGTACGCGCATGCCACCTACCAGCACCGTAAGCTCAGGAGCGGAGAGCCCTAGCAGTTGTGCTTTGTCAACCAGTAGTGCTTCTGTAGATGCGGGGAACCCCTTCTTGCGATAGTTTCGGAAACCATCTGCTATGGGCACTAGGAAGCCAATAGAGTCTACATCTGTTTGTTCCTGAGAAGCATCCATTCTGCCCGGTGTAAATGGAACAGTAATATTGTGCCCGGCATTTTGGGCAGCTTTTTCAATCGCAGCAGAACCAGCCAATATAATTAAATCAGCCAGAGAGACTTTTTTATCTCCAGTTTGCGTTGCATTAAATTCCTGCTGAATACTTTTCAGTGCATCCAATACTTTGGCGAGCTGAGCAGGATTATTCACCTCCCAATCTTTTTGAGGCGCAAGGCGAATGCGTGCACCATTAGCACCACCACGTTTATCCGATGCTCGGAAGGTAGAAGCAGAGGCCCAGGCTGTAGATACCAACGCCGATGAGTCTAAGCCTGCACCAAGGATTTTTGCTTTCAGTGCCGCAATATCATTAGCATCTACTAGTAGATGATCAACAGCAGGGATAGGGTCTTGCCAAATCAGTTCTTCTTCAGGTACGTCCGGACCGAGATAGCGACTGCGAGGCCCCATGTCACGATGCGTAAGTTTAAACCATGCACGGGCAAATGCGTCGGCAAATGCTTCCGGATTTTCGAGAAAATGCCTTGATATCTTTTCAAATCCGGGGTCAAGTCGTAAAGAAAGATCGGTGGTGAGCATCGTAGGCGCATGCCTTTTTGAAGCATCAAATGCATCGGGGATAATATCACCTGCATTTTTTGCCACCCATTGATGTGCACCAGCAGGGCTTTTAGTTAATTCCCATTCAAAACCAAATAGGTTTTCGAAAAAATTATTGCTCCACTGAGTAGGTGTTTTGGTCCATATAACCTCCAGACCACTGGTAATGGTATCTGCCCCCTTACCTGTGCCGTAACTGCTACTCCAGCCGAGCCCTTGCAATTCTATTTCTGCAGCTTCGGGCTCTTTTCCCACATGTGTTGCAGGCGCGGCACCGTGTGTTTTACCAAAGCTGTGCCCACCTGCAATCAGCGCAACCGTTTCTTCGTCGTCCATTGCCATACGACCGAAGGTATCACGGATGTCTTTAGCGGCTGCAATGGGATCGGGGTTGCCGTCTGGACCTTCCGGGTTTACGTAGATCAATCCCATCTGTACGGCAGCAAGGGGTTTTTCTAGATTGCGAGAGTGTATATCACCATCTGCATCGTCGTCTGATACAAGCACACCGTGATCTTCCTCTACACCTTCAGAGCCATGGGCATAACGCACGTCGCCTCCCAACCATGTAGTTTCAGCACCCCAATACACATCCTCTTCAGGTTCCCACGTATCTTCGCGTCCGCCGGCAAATCCAAATGTTTTAAAACCCATTGATTCAAGCGCTATATTACCTGCAAGGATTAGCAGGTCGGCCCACGAAATCTTACGGCCATATTTCTGTTTGATAGGCCAAAGTAACCTGCGCGCTTTATCAAGACTTACATTGTCGGGCCAACTATTTAGGGGTGCAAAGCGTTGCTGTCCTGCTCCGGCACCACCACGTCCATCACCTACGCGATAGGTGCCAGCACTATGCCACGCCATACGTATAAACAACGGGCCATAGTGACCAAAATCTGCCGGCCACCAGTCCTGTGAGTCTGTCATAAGCGTATGAAGGTCTTGTTTTACAGCTTCGAGATCCAGGCTTTTAAACGCTTCTGCATAGTTAAACTCCTCGTCCATCGGATTAGATAGAGCAGAGTGTTGACGTAGAATGCTTAATTTTAATTGATTAGGCCACCAGTCTTGATTTCTGGTACCACTACCACCAACACCTTGCTTTGGTTGTGTGCCATGAAATGGACATTTATTGATGTCTTTTGATTCCATTTTAAAAAATTTGTGTTGAGAATGAATATGTTCCTAAACGCCGCTTGACAAAACAAGCAGGCTAGAGGTACTGTTTTAATACTGACTAATTTATGTTTATACTGACTAATTTATAAAATTTGGTTAAACAATCAAAATCTAATAGGTTGATATTTCAATAGAGTAGACCCTCGCTGCTGATAGCACATTCAGCATCATTCGTTTTTTTGAGCTTATACCATTCCTTATAATAGAAACACCTTTTTGCTTCAAAATACCGGATATACAGACCGTCATGTACTAGATACAGTCTTTCTATCTATCTGATTTCAATAGGCCATGTTATTCCACTGATGTCTATATAGGTTTCGTCTTTTCTAAGAGAATGTCTCCCATTCGCATGATTAAGTCTGCTTTGGCTCCCAAGGGTATCACTAAACTGTGTTTTCCCGGTTTTATTTTAGCAACGTAATGGTTATAAATATGCTCCTTTGAAAATTTTGAAAGGTCAGCTCCATTTAGCATTTTTAAAATTACGCCCTTTTCGTTCAAAATTTGTATTCCGATAAGAAATGAACCGTAGACATCAACATCTTCTGTTCTGTCATTGTTCTTCTTCCATATAGTGCGTTTCTATGTTAGCACGCTCTACAGTGAGGTTGACGCTTCGATCGCCTTTTGGCTTCGTGCGATGTGGAACATTCCGAGGGATGGTGATCGAACTGCCAGGCGTTAGTTCGTATCTCTCTTGGTAAGTTTCAATAATTACTATTCCTTCCATGCCAATGAAGGTTTCGTCGGAGTTAGGATGCAGATGCCATGGGTATGCACTTGTCATAACACTCATCCTGACGACATGGTCGTTAACCTGACTGATGATCGTATTAAAATAAGGCTTCCTGTTCGACTCAGCCAGTAATTTAAAGTTAATTTTTTCCATACTTTTTTGTTAATGCAACGGCTCGCTATTATGCGTGTGGTTTTAAGAAATCTAAAAATAAACGGTTCTGATGACATAATGAATAGATAATTTTTCATAGTTTCTCCATTATCCTGATGTAGTGACAGTATGCATTCCAACTGGTGCTATAGTGTTCTTCTAAGTACCACTCCAATCGTATTTTCGTAATGGTTTGATTGTCGAACTTTTCACCGTACAAAGCCATGCTTTGATCACTTTGTTCGGCCAACCATTGCGAAAAGTCTTTCTCCGATTCGAATGTTGCCACAATCGGGAAAGGCCCTCGACCGTCATATACGGTGCCTAGGGTAAATTGCCCGTCGTTGAGATACAGTCCCATACCACAATAATCCCTATGTGCGAAATAAAGTCCTCCGCTTTCGTTAGGGCTTCGTGTTAATTTTGCGGCTACCCGATAGGCTAGACCTTTACCAAATGCCCGGCTGTCTAACATATGATACCTTTCCAATTCTTTTTCAGAGAGGGTTTTTAGCGATATTTTAGGAATATATAGTTTCATTGTGTCGATTATGAAAAAATCACATTTGCTATTCTTAGGATCAGACAAATTTATAGTGTTTTCTTCAGTATTGTTGATTATTGCGATATTTAAAAGACTCGTCAAGTAAGATCATTTGGCGATTACTTGCACGATATAACTACAACAATCTCCGATATAGCTACATTCATCTTGTTTGGAGTAGCCACCTTTGTATTAGTATTTACATAATAAAAATTTATGACTATGAACAC
This Olivibacter sp. SDN3 DNA region includes the following protein-coding sequences:
- a CDS encoding MFS transporter, translating into MESTSQKATILPFLIVTFIYFLVGFLTTVNEQLQAPLQFTFLENSGRLKNTFTTLISFFFFLGYLINGTLGSKWVNAFGYKKTILRGLLFMIFGLCTYLLSSLVGYKYPNVSLQYGDATIPSGFFIFLLGSYLMGTSAAIIQVVVNPYVASYHLPGTQPVQRLNITTAVNSVGTTSAPFFVTAIIFSGISIEQIQVRQLIIPFIFIIGCIGIVFLMTKRVHLPDIAHTRAAVGEKLERSIWSFRHFALGVLAIFFYVGTEVAIGANINLHAFELMRSGHPITFFGRTDMVFGGLDLGIHALLSTLYWGGFLVGRSISSFFSNISARTQLTTTTVLATILALVSMITQNLWFLVAIGLLHSSMWSCIYSLAIKGLNKYTSKASGVFISAVFGGAVFTLVQGGLADILGSWRWTWTLTVVCELLMLYYARIGSRVKEKDIVN
- a CDS encoding carbon starvation protein A, whose product is MEFLNGINALTLVFTSILIFAIAYRFYGIYLANKTLRLSNNHVTPAVEFADGKDYVATNRNVLFGHHFAAIAAAGPLVGPVLAAQFGYLPGTLWILIGCVLGGGVHDMVVLFASVRHKGQSLATIASKEIGTLTGTVAGFAILFILILTLAGLSLACINAMHEASWSLFTVLITMPIAILMGLIMRYRANSVLFASILGGVLLIAGIIGGHSLMQYEVIDKLFSWDIKTISVAIPLYGFLASVLPVWLLLVPRDYLSTYLKIGTIVMLAIGVVFIHPTLQMPAMTSFIHGGGPVIGGPVLPFIFIVIACGAISGFHAVIATGTTPKMIANEREILFVGYGAMLVEGFVALMALIAACTLMPGDYFAINTPKEGYDAFLAAHPSLHAVEIDYFSEKVGIDLHGRTGGAVSLAVGMAHIFNKIPGMDTLMAYWYNFAIMFEAVFILTAIDAGTRVGRFFLQEMLGTVLPKFNDQKWTPGVIISSLLFTFAWGYLVFTGNVSSIWPLFGISNQLLAACGLIVCTTMLIRLNRGKHALCAAIPGVFMAFITFWAGYIQVTTMYLPEGEFLLAILAIVAMILMLIVFVGAFRKWYQLLKMNSQEVDFYGENVKELVER
- a CDS encoding DUF4256 domain-containing protein; amino-acid sequence: MNSKKKELSSEQAEELLSTLKERFEKNRDRHKNIEWTNVQAKLETNTDKLCSLHFMERTGGEPDVVSYDKKTDEYLFYDCAAESPKGRRSICYDRKALEARKTHKPANTAKDMAAEMGIELLTEEQYQELQQLGEFDTKTSSWIETPDDVRKLGGAIFGDSRFGRVFVYHNGADSYYGARGFRGSLRV
- a CDS encoding DoxX family protein, which gives rise to MKKRDKIIYWIATIWLALGMLSTGIVQLIKMEEEVEVTTKLGYPIYFLTILGIWKLLGVVTVLIPNFALLKEWAYAGFFFAMSGAIFSHIASGDSVNELFPPLLLLILTIVSWYFRPANRKIVSLINK
- a CDS encoding RNA polymerase sigma factor, translated to MMNKETGIISNLFRQEFSKMVAVISKGYGLQYIELAEDIVSETFLVATESWKQKGIPPNPAAWLYTVAKQKTNYHFRRNRILNDKVIPQLQTGQEIAEEIAEVNFSTQHIKDSQLQMLFAICNPAIASEAQIGLALRVLCGFGIEEIAEAFLTNKETINKRLFRAKERLRTEKIKMEFPADSEVSNRLDNALHIIYLLFNEGYYSKTQNQLLQKELCREAMRLGVMLIENESTNNPKTNALMALMCFHASRFDARQSSEDDFVLYENQDENSWNKELINQGMYFLSRSATGNEITSYHLEAKIAHSHCSKADTKEKWEEILQLYNQLLLVNYSPAVALNRTYALYKADGKEKALKEAEKLKLTNNHFYFVLLGELYKEIDDNKATESFRRAFALAKTDTERKIITRRMQVIDTEK
- a CDS encoding YciI family protein; translated protein: MLLFRMPNDVDDSEVTPEEWEKLGKKWGDWVGGIAAQGKVVSTGPRLEPTGKVLKKSGVVTDGPFVEVREILGGFLRIKADSLDEATTLAHGCPAIDQGGSVEIRPVYVQP
- the katG gene encoding catalase/peroxidase HPI, producing the protein MESKDINKCPFHGTQPKQGVGGSGTRNQDWWPNQLKLSILRQHSALSNPMDEEFNYAEAFKSLDLEAVKQDLHTLMTDSQDWWPADFGHYGPLFIRMAWHSAGTYRVGDGRGGAGAGQQRFAPLNSWPDNVSLDKARRLLWPIKQKYGRKISWADLLILAGNIALESMGFKTFGFAGGREDTWEPEEDVYWGAETTWLGGDVRYAHGSEGVEEDHGVLVSDDDADGDIHSRNLEKPLAAVQMGLIYVNPEGPDGNPDPIAAAKDIRDTFGRMAMDDEETVALIAGGHSFGKTHGAAPATHVGKEPEAAEIELQGLGWSSSYGTGKGADTITSGLEVIWTKTPTQWSNNFFENLFGFEWELTKSPAGAHQWVAKNAGDIIPDAFDASKRHAPTMLTTDLSLRLDPGFEKISRHFLENPEAFADAFARAWFKLTHRDMGPRSRYLGPDVPEEELIWQDPIPAVDHLLVDANDIAALKAKILGAGLDSSALVSTAWASASTFRASDKRGGANGARIRLAPQKDWEVNNPAQLAKVLDALKSIQQEFNATQTGDKKVSLADLIILAGSAAIEKAAQNAGHNITVPFTPGRMDASQEQTDVDSIGFLVPIADGFRNYRKKGFPASTEALLVDKAQLLGLSAPELTVLVGGMRVLDTNFDGSAHGIFTKTPGTLTNDFFVNLLDMSTAWKAASEDNELYQGHDRATGQPKWTATRADLVFGSNAELRAIAEVYGSTDAKDKFVKDFVAAWTKVMDADRFDLV
- a CDS encoding TQO small subunit DoxA domain-containing protein; amino-acid sequence: MNEKGVILKMLNGADLSKFSKEHIYNHYVAKIKPGKHSLVIPLGAKADLIMRMGDILLEKTKPI
- a CDS encoding cupin domain-containing protein — translated: MTSAYPWHLHPNSDETFIGMEGIVIIETYQERYELTPGSSITIPRNVPHRTKPKGDRSVNLTVERANIETHYMEEEQ